A genomic region of Nostoc sp. UHCC 0702 contains the following coding sequences:
- the ntrB gene encoding nitrate ABC transporter permease has translation MVFQLNLVAIAAIASQAAWKKAKPVISKDAFFLPILGFLGIIVLWWVVALANHELMPTPPEALVANLDYILNPFYQRGPGNLGIGWLLIASLRRVLLGFLLGAVVAIPLGFLIGMSKPAMLALNPIIQIFKPVSPLAWLPIALAIFNLADPSAIFVIFITSLWPTIINTALGVSSVPKDYLDVARVLEMPRWRRITKIIWPASLPYIFTGLRISLGIAWLVIVAVEMLTGGIGIGFFVWDEWSRLNLSSVFLAVLVIGLTGLILDYAVGKIQELVTRRKATS, from the coding sequence ATGGTATTTCAATTAAATTTAGTAGCGATCGCAGCGATCGCTAGTCAAGCAGCGTGGAAAAAAGCAAAACCCGTGATTAGCAAGGATGCCTTCTTCTTGCCTATCCTTGGCTTTTTGGGGATTATAGTGCTGTGGTGGGTGGTTGCACTTGCTAACCATGAATTAATGCCCACACCACCAGAGGCGTTAGTTGCTAATCTTGACTACATCTTAAATCCCTTCTACCAACGAGGCCCGGGTAACTTAGGAATTGGTTGGTTATTGATAGCAAGTCTGCGACGGGTATTGCTGGGTTTTCTATTAGGTGCGGTAGTGGCAATACCTCTAGGATTTCTGATTGGCATGTCCAAACCGGCAATGCTAGCTCTCAATCCGATTATTCAGATATTTAAACCCGTCTCGCCCTTGGCTTGGTTGCCCATCGCTTTAGCCATCTTCAACTTAGCAGACCCTTCAGCAATTTTTGTGATTTTTATTACCTCCTTGTGGCCGACAATTATCAACACTGCCCTTGGAGTTTCTAGCGTTCCCAAAGATTATTTAGATGTAGCACGGGTGCTAGAAATGCCCCGTTGGCGACGGATTACAAAAATTATTTGGCCTGCAAGTCTGCCGTATATTTTTACAGGTTTGCGAATTAGTTTAGGAATTGCTTGGCTGGTAATCGTCGCGGTGGAAATGCTGACAGGCGGTATAGGTATCGGCTTTTTTGTATGGGATGAATGGAGCCGTTTAAACCTGAGTTCAGTTTTCTTAGCTGTGCTGGTAATTGGCTTAACTGGGCTAATTCTTGATTACGCAGTAGGCAAAATCCAAGAATTAGTAACTCGCCGTAAGGCAACTTCTTAA
- a CDS encoding ABC transporter substrate-binding protein — translation MGDNNWTRRDFIKGIGATTAGISLSSCAISGDRSAKGLTDEALAIKPVVSGQDLPEKPDITVGYVPVNDCAPFAIAWKKGFFRKYGLNVTLNREASWATSRDGLIFGRLDASPVVSGAVTNARIGAEGARHQPLCAAMTIHRHGNAMTMNKAMWDFGLRPWYEYQQQYGDGALEAFGKDFRGYFDNQPPENRVWAVVLSSAIYEYFVRYVSAAAGVDPLKEFRIIIVPPPQMVTNVRIGAMQAYMVAEPWNTRAITGNEGIGFTFAQGKEVWLGHPDRLLGVMESFIENYPKTYRSLVKAMIEACQYCSKPENRQEVAELITDRSFTGAKPKKPGAPITKFTGPAILGNYNYGGFDGKDRTLKAADTTIFFDIPDNLPKQPGEHSTFLWRSRSIWLMTQAARWGQIKEFPKNAEKLAEKGWRTDLYREIATEMGIECPKDDYKVEPPEVFIDKKGFDPSDPVGYLNSFAIRANAPTRFYMS, via the coding sequence ATGGGTGATAATAATTGGACTCGACGAGATTTTATCAAGGGAATAGGGGCAACCACAGCAGGAATATCGCTGTCATCCTGTGCAATTTCTGGCGATCGCTCTGCTAAAGGACTGACTGACGAAGCTTTGGCTATAAAACCAGTAGTCAGCGGTCAAGATTTGCCAGAAAAACCGGATATCACTGTTGGTTATGTTCCTGTGAATGATTGTGCGCCATTTGCGATCGCCTGGAAAAAAGGCTTCTTCCGCAAGTATGGTTTGAATGTCACACTCAACCGGGAGGCTAGTTGGGCAACTTCCCGCGACGGACTCATTTTCGGTCGTTTGGATGCTTCCCCTGTAGTATCGGGTGCTGTCACCAACGCCAGAATTGGGGCAGAAGGCGCACGCCATCAACCCTTGTGCGCGGCTATGACCATACACCGCCACGGTAACGCCATGACGATGAACAAAGCCATGTGGGATTTTGGGCTGCGTCCGTGGTATGAGTATCAACAACAATATGGCGATGGTGCTTTGGAAGCTTTCGGCAAAGATTTTCGCGGCTACTTTGACAACCAACCCCCAGAAAACCGAGTTTGGGCTGTAGTCCTGAGTTCTGCCATATACGAGTACTTCGTCCGTTACGTATCTGCTGCGGCTGGCGTTGACCCACTCAAAGAGTTTCGCATTATCATCGTGCCACCACCCCAAATGGTCACAAATGTGAGAATTGGCGCAATGCAAGCTTACATGGTGGCAGAACCTTGGAATACTAGGGCAATTACAGGTAACGAAGGTATCGGTTTTACCTTTGCTCAAGGTAAAGAAGTTTGGTTAGGACACCCAGACAGACTACTGGGAGTCATGGAATCTTTCATCGAAAATTATCCCAAAACCTACCGTTCCCTGGTCAAGGCCATGATTGAAGCTTGCCAATATTGCAGCAAACCAGAAAACCGCCAAGAAGTCGCCGAACTAATTACAGACCGTTCCTTTACAGGTGCAAAACCTAAAAAGCCAGGTGCGCCAATCACGAAGTTTACAGGCCCGGCAATTCTTGGTAATTACAACTATGGCGGCTTTGACGGCAAAGACCGCACCCTTAAAGCTGCTGACACCACAATTTTCTTTGATATTCCTGACAACCTACCCAAACAGCCAGGAGAACACTCAACATTTTTATGGAGATCCAGAAGTATTTGGTTGATGACACAAGCAGCACGTTGGGGACAAATTAAGGAATTTCCTAAAAATGCTGAAAAACTAGCCGAAAAAGGCTGGAGAACAGATTTATATCGTGAGATAGCAACTGAAATGGGAATCGAGTGTCCGAAGGATGATTACAAAGTAGAACCACCAGAAGTATTCATAGATAAGAAAGGTTTTGACCCTAGTGATCCAGTGGGCTATCTGAATAGTTTTGCAATCAGGGCTAACGCTCCCACTCGTTTTTATATGTCTTAA
- a CDS encoding ABC transporter ATP-binding protein, with protein sequence MEYTSLPTTTQNQVMSRTGFLEIENLVKSYPTPDKGNFVVLDSVNLSIGEDEYISVIGHSGCGKSTLLKIIGGLEKATSGSVRLDGKEIRKPGAERMMVFQNYALLPWLTVRENIRLAVDEVLKNANRAERISIVNEHLAMVNLTAAADKYPDEISGGMKQRVGIARALAIRPKMLLMDEPFGALDALTRGKLQRQVLDIWENHRQAVMMITHDVDEAIYMSDRIVLMTNGPQATIGEILEVPFPHPRDRAAMRNSKEYFELRNHALNFLDRYFTQD encoded by the coding sequence ATGGAATATACCTCATTACCTACCACTACTCAAAACCAAGTTATGTCCCGCACTGGATTTCTCGAAATTGAAAATTTAGTCAAGTCTTATCCAACACCAGATAAAGGTAATTTTGTTGTACTAGATAGCGTTAACCTCTCCATCGGTGAAGATGAATATATTTCTGTAATTGGGCACTCTGGTTGTGGTAAATCAACTTTACTAAAAATTATTGGTGGTTTAGAAAAAGCAACTTCTGGGTCAGTACGCTTAGATGGCAAAGAGATACGTAAGCCAGGCGCAGAAAGGATGATGGTATTTCAAAATTATGCACTTTTACCTTGGCTAACTGTGCGGGAAAATATCCGTCTAGCTGTAGATGAAGTGCTTAAAAATGCTAATCGCGCTGAAAGAATTAGCATTGTTAACGAACACTTGGCAATGGTAAACTTAACAGCGGCGGCTGATAAATATCCTGATGAAATTTCTGGAGGTATGAAACAACGAGTAGGTATTGCTAGGGCTTTAGCAATTCGTCCAAAAATGTTGCTGATGGATGAACCTTTTGGGGCACTAGATGCACTAACTAGAGGGAAATTGCAGCGGCAAGTATTGGATATTTGGGAAAACCATCGGCAAGCAGTGATGATGATTACTCATGATGTAGATGAAGCAATTTATATGTCAGACCGCATTGTATTAATGACTAATGGGCCACAAGCGACCATTGGGGAAATATTAGAAGTACCTTTTCCGCATCCACGCGATCGCGCCGCCATGCGAAACTCAAAAGAATATTTTGAACTCCGCAACCATGCTCTAAATTTCCTGGATCGCTACTTTACACAAGATTAA